From the genome of Erythrobacter litoralis, one region includes:
- a CDS encoding ABC transporter permease: MNARSRLSSLEAAWVIARRDFVAVLFSRAFLFFLLGPLFPVIVGGLAGSIGSQVQREAVSVEIGLAMSEPDNAAMIAARESLRPQLGSALPRLAAVPEAREPGFDARAFLEARRANYAAILSGSPEAPRLVGTEAQVAHWQGPIGLIAASAAGAAPAAFPEVRTEIVATSGASQRSNRIRTAQAAQMLLFLLTMLLAGMVLSNLVEEKANKIIEILAAAIPMDAVFMGKLFAMLGVSFVGISVWGAVGWGLWSLGGDAVTAAMGSDPSDLPAPAVGWGLFAILGIAYFSMAYLLLGALFLTIGALANTVREVQTLSMPVTMMQLMVFFLAAYTITQPGSSLELAALVFPLSSPFAMLARAAMDETLWTHAAALAWQGLAVLALVRGGSMLFRKRVMKSGGAGRAKRRRWRARPGPEALVEPAE, from the coding sequence ATGAACGCCAGATCGCGCCTCTCCAGCCTCGAGGCCGCCTGGGTCATCGCCCGGCGCGATTTCGTCGCCGTCCTGTTCAGCCGCGCCTTCCTGTTCTTCCTTCTGGGCCCGCTCTTTCCGGTGATCGTCGGCGGGCTGGCGGGGAGCATCGGCAGCCAGGTCCAGCGCGAGGCGGTGAGCGTCGAGATCGGCCTTGCCATGTCCGAGCCGGACAATGCCGCCATGATCGCCGCGCGCGAAAGTCTGCGCCCGCAACTGGGCAGCGCGCTGCCGCGGCTTGCCGCCGTGCCCGAAGCGCGCGAGCCCGGATTCGACGCCAGGGCCTTTCTCGAAGCGCGCCGGGCCAATTACGCCGCGATCCTTTCGGGCAGCCCGGAGGCCCCGCGCCTCGTCGGGACCGAGGCGCAGGTCGCGCACTGGCAGGGGCCGATCGGCCTGATCGCCGCGAGCGCCGCCGGAGCCGCGCCCGCCGCCTTCCCCGAGGTCCGGACCGAAATCGTCGCCACCAGCGGCGCGTCGCAGCGATCCAACCGCATCCGCACCGCGCAGGCCGCGCAAATGCTGCTGTTCCTTCTCACCATGCTGCTCGCCGGGATGGTGCTGTCGAACCTCGTCGAGGAAAAGGCGAACAAGATCATAGAGATTCTCGCCGCCGCGATCCCGATGGACGCGGTCTTCATGGGCAAGCTTTTCGCCATGCTCGGCGTCAGCTTTGTCGGCATTTCGGTTTGGGGCGCTGTCGGTTGGGGACTGTGGAGCCTCGGCGGCGATGCCGTCACCGCGGCGATGGGAAGCGATCCGTCCGACCTTCCCGCGCCCGCCGTGGGCTGGGGGCTCTTCGCGATCCTCGGCATCGCCTATTTCTCGATGGCCTACCTCCTGCTCGGCGCGCTGTTCCTGACGATCGGCGCACTCGCGAACACGGTGCGCGAGGTGCAGACGCTATCTATGCCGGTCACGATGATGCAGCTGATGGTGTTCTTCCTTGCCGCCTACACGATCACGCAGCCCGGCTCCTCGCTCGAACTGGCGGCGCTGGTGTTCCCGCTCTCCTCGCCCTTTGCCATGCTGGCGCGCGCGGCGATGGACGAGACATTGTGGACCCACGCCGCCGCGCTCGCCTGGCAGGGCCTCGCCGTGCTGGCGCTGGTCAGGGGCGGGTCGATGCTGTTCCGCAAGCGGGTGATGAAATCGGGCGGGGCCGGCCGCGCGAAGCGCCGCCGCTGGCGCGCCCGCCCCGGGCCGGAAGCGCTGGTCGAACCGGCCGAATAG
- a CDS encoding cytochrome P450: MATIAPKRPEVRRSPTAYEALKQHYDKHPDERLNHPHKWDVSRSDIYFEDRWQPIFKEMQDAGPLHYIPESPYGPYWAVVDHKAIQHIEALPETFSSSWEYGGITILERLTEEEAAASNIDTRELPMFIAMDRPQHTGQRRTVAPKFTPTAMADMEGDIRARTGELLDSLPRGETFDWVDKVSIELTTGMLAILFGFPWEDRRLLTLWSDWAGDTELATVRDLDQERWSFLQEMAAYFQSLWVERTQDPSGDDLISMMIRSEAMNQMRPEEFMGNLVLLIVGGNDTTRNTMSGIVHALDKFPDQRKAFEENPELIPNAVQECLRYITPLAHMRRTCTEDTDVFGQTVKKGDKVVLWYLGANRDEKVFENPHKLDIRRENARRHIAFGYGIHRCVGARLAEMQLRLLLEEMHKRRMRVHVAGDVERVRANFVHGFRKLEVEITEF, encoded by the coding sequence ATGGCAACCATCGCCCCCAAACGGCCCGAAGTGCGCCGTTCGCCGACCGCCTACGAGGCGCTCAAGCAGCATTACGACAAGCATCCCGACGAGCGGCTCAATCACCCTCACAAATGGGACGTGTCGCGTTCCGACATCTATTTCGAGGATCGCTGGCAGCCGATCTTCAAGGAGATGCAGGACGCAGGGCCGCTCCATTACATCCCCGAAAGCCCCTATGGCCCCTATTGGGCGGTGGTCGATCACAAGGCGATCCAGCACATCGAGGCCCTGCCCGAGACCTTTTCGTCGAGCTGGGAATATGGCGGCATCACGATCCTCGAACGGCTGACCGAGGAAGAGGCCGCCGCGAGCAATATCGACACGCGCGAATTGCCGATGTTCATCGCGATGGACCGCCCGCAGCACACCGGCCAGCGCCGCACCGTTGCGCCCAAGTTCACCCCCACCGCGATGGCCGACATGGAAGGCGATATCCGCGCGCGCACCGGCGAACTGCTCGATTCGCTGCCGCGCGGCGAGACTTTCGACTGGGTCGACAAGGTTTCGATCGAACTCACCACCGGGATGCTCGCGATCCTGTTCGGCTTCCCCTGGGAGGACCGGCGCCTGCTCACCTTGTGGTCCGACTGGGCGGGCGACACCGAACTCGCCACGGTGCGCGATCTCGACCAAGAACGCTGGAGCTTTCTCCAGGAGATGGCGGCCTATTTCCAGTCGCTCTGGGTGGAGCGCACGCAGGACCCTTCGGGCGACGATCTCATCTCCATGATGATCCGCTCCGAAGCGATGAACCAGATGCGGCCCGAGGAATTCATGGGCAATCTGGTCCTGCTGATCGTCGGCGGGAACGACACCACCCGCAACACGATGAGCGGGATCGTCCACGCGCTCGACAAGTTCCCCGACCAGCGCAAAGCTTTCGAGGAGAATCCTGAACTCATCCCCAATGCGGTGCAGGAATGCCTGCGCTACATCACCCCGCTCGCGCACATGCGCCGCACCTGCACCGAGGATACCGATGTCTTCGGCCAGACGGTGAAGAAGGGCGACAAGGTGGTGCTGTGGTATCTCGGCGCGAACCGGGACGAAAAGGTGTTCGAGAACCCGCACAAGCTCGACATCCGCCGCGAGAATGCGCGCCGCCACATCGCCTTCGGCTACGGCATCCACCGCTGCGTAGGGGCGCGGCTGGCCGAGATGCAATTGCGCCTCCTGCTTGAAGAGATGCACAAGCGCCGGATGCGGGTCCATGTCGCGGGCGATGTCGAACGGGTGCGGGCGAATTTCGTCCACGGCTTCCGCAAGCTCGAGGTAGAGATCACCGAATTCTGA
- the msrB gene encoding peptide-methionine (R)-S-oxide reductase MsrB, whose amino-acid sequence MNLTPSRRSFVVAASAGVAALPLLGACGSGPASARENFPVSKSEAEWRKALTTSEYYVLREAGTERPYTSPLNEEKRAGTFVCAGCGNALYSSAHKYDSGTGWPSFYKAIDKGAVATSTDYKIGIPRTEVHCADCGGHLGHIFGDGPRPTGKRHCINGAALDFRPA is encoded by the coding sequence ATGAACCTCACCCCTTCCCGCCGCTCCTTCGTCGTCGCCGCTTCTGCGGGCGTCGCCGCGCTGCCGCTGCTGGGCGCCTGCGGCTCCGGCCCGGCGAGCGCGCGCGAGAACTTTCCGGTCTCGAAAAGCGAGGCCGAATGGCGCAAGGCCCTGACGACAAGTGAATATTACGTCCTGCGCGAAGCGGGGACCGAGAGGCCCTACACCTCGCCCCTGAACGAGGAAAAGCGCGCGGGAACCTTCGTGTGCGCGGGATGCGGGAACGCTCTGTATTCCTCGGCCCACAAATATGACAGCGGGACGGGCTGGCCGAGCTTCTACAAGGCGATCGACAAGGGCGCGGTCGCCACCAGCACCGATTACAAGATCGGAATTCCGCGCACCGAGGTGCATTGCGCCGATTGCGGCGGGCATCTGGGGCACATTTTCGGCGATGGGCCGCGGCCCACCGGCAAGCGGCACTGCATCAACGGCGCCGCGCTCGATTTCAGACCGGCCTGA
- a CDS encoding GtrA family protein — protein sequence MELATSLLARLRDVRFVRYLVASVGALAVDMGAFLALLAGGMAAAPASAIGYTLGILAHWLMSSRAVFHGNVAQGGLARTRQKALFVISALLGLALTTAIVGLGDSAGIDPRAAKLVAIAVSFMATWLVRSRIVFCAPATGRGEA from the coding sequence ATGGAACTGGCGACGAGCCTCCTGGCCCGGCTGCGGGACGTGCGCTTCGTGCGCTATCTCGTCGCGAGCGTCGGCGCGCTGGCGGTCGACATGGGCGCGTTCCTCGCCCTGCTCGCGGGCGGCATGGCGGCGGCGCCCGCATCGGCGATCGGCTATACGCTCGGCATTCTCGCCCACTGGCTGATGTCGAGCCGCGCAGTGTTTCACGGCAATGTCGCGCAAGGCGGCCTTGCGCGAACCCGGCAGAAGGCGCTGTTCGTGATCTCCGCCCTGCTCGGCCTCGCCCTCACGACGGCGATCGTCGGGCTCGGCGACAGCGCCGGGATCGACCCGCGCGCGGCCAAGCTGGTCGCGATCGCGGTGAGCTTCATGGCGACCTGGCTGGTGCGCAGCCGGATCGTCTTCTGTGCGCCTGCAACCGGGCGCGGGGAGGCGTGA
- a CDS encoding NAD(P)/FAD-dependent oxidoreductase — MSERAVSGAARSEGLIEVDVAIIGAGPAGLTAGYLLTKQGKSVAIIEQDETYVGGISRTVEHDGYRFDIGGHRFFSKSQAVVDLWNEILPDDFIQRPRMSRIYYEGKFYSYPLRAFEALSNLGLLRSTACMVSYLRYRLFPIREVKSFEDWTTNQFGKRLYSIFFKTYTEKVWGMPCDEMSADWAAQRIKGLSLMSAVIDGLKRSLGLNKRPNDGSGKQAKTLLETFRYPRLGPGMMWDAARDKILASGKGAVLMGHALERIASDGTGWTMTARSRHGTAQIRTKDVISSAPMRELAKRLHPLPETTLQASNLKYRDFLTVALMIESEDLFPDNWIYIHDSKVQVGRVQNFRSWSPEMVPDENVACVGLEYFCFEGDGLWTSSDEDLIELAKREMAILGLVDPARVRGGAVVRQEKAYPVYDEDYAANVDAMRRELEAKHPSLHLVGRNGMHRYNNQDHAMMTAMLTVENIQAGMRVYDTWCVNEDAEYHEAGDEGANSGLPARETAETKPLSEDQVAALTSLRDVPEQVRPDADGDIRKRA, encoded by the coding sequence ATGAGTGAGCGTGCTGTATCGGGTGCGGCGAGGAGCGAAGGCCTGATCGAGGTCGATGTCGCGATCATCGGCGCCGGCCCTGCAGGCCTCACGGCCGGATACCTGCTGACGAAGCAGGGCAAGTCGGTCGCCATCATCGAGCAGGACGAGACCTATGTCGGCGGCATTAGCCGCACGGTTGAACACGACGGCTATCGCTTCGACATTGGGGGGCACCGCTTCTTTTCCAAGTCGCAGGCCGTGGTCGACCTGTGGAACGAGATCCTGCCCGACGATTTCATCCAGCGCCCGCGCATGAGCCGCATCTATTACGAGGGCAAGTTCTACTCCTACCCGCTGCGGGCCTTCGAGGCGCTTTCCAATCTCGGCCTGCTGCGATCGACCGCCTGCATGGTGAGCTATCTGCGCTACAGGCTGTTTCCGATTCGCGAGGTGAAGAGCTTCGAGGACTGGACTACCAACCAGTTCGGAAAGCGGCTCTATTCGATCTTCTTCAAGACCTACACCGAGAAGGTGTGGGGCATGCCCTGCGACGAAATGAGCGCGGACTGGGCGGCGCAGCGGATCAAGGGGCTGTCGCTGATGAGCGCGGTGATCGACGGGCTGAAACGTAGCCTGGGCCTCAACAAGCGGCCCAATGACGGCAGCGGCAAGCAGGCCAAGACCCTGCTGGAAACGTTCCGCTATCCGCGGCTTGGCCCGGGCATGATGTGGGATGCGGCGCGCGACAAGATCCTCGCCTCGGGCAAGGGCGCGGTGCTGATGGGCCACGCGCTCGAACGGATCGCGAGCGACGGGACGGGCTGGACCATGACCGCGCGTTCCAGGCACGGCACCGCGCAGATCCGCACGAAGGACGTGATCAGCTCGGCCCCGATGCGCGAACTGGCGAAACGGCTCCACCCGCTGCCCGAAACCACGCTGCAGGCGAGCAATCTCAAGTATCGCGACTTCCTCACCGTTGCGCTGATGATCGAAAGCGAGGACCTGTTCCCCGACAACTGGATCTACATCCACGATTCCAAGGTGCAGGTCGGCCGCGTCCAGAACTTCCGTTCGTGGTCGCCCGAAATGGTGCCGGATGAAAACGTGGCCTGCGTGGGTCTCGAATATTTCTGTTTCGAAGGCGACGGGCTGTGGACCTCTTCGGACGAGGACCTCATCGAGCTCGCCAAGCGCGAAATGGCGATACTCGGCCTCGTCGATCCGGCCAGGGTGCGCGGCGGCGCGGTGGTGCGGCAGGAAAAGGCCTATCCCGTCTATGACGAGGATTATGCCGCCAATGTCGATGCGATGCGCCGCGAACTCGAAGCCAAGCACCCCAGCCTGCACCTTGTCGGGCGCAACGGGATGCACCGCTACAACAATCAGGACCACGCGATGATGACCGCGATGCTGACGGTCGAGAACATCCAGGCCGGCATGCGCGTCTACGACACGTGGTGCGTCAACGAGGACGCCGAATATCACGAGGCGGGCGACGAGGGCGCAAATAGCGGCCTGCCCGCGCGCGAGACGGCGGAAACCAAGCCGCTTTCCGAAGACCAGGTCGCAGCGCTCACGAGCCTGCGCGACGTTCCCGAGCAGGTTCGCCCGGACGCCGACGGGGATATCCGGAAGCGCGCGTGA